One genomic window of Paenibacillus xylanilyticus includes the following:
- a CDS encoding PH domain-containing protein, whose translation MNEPKHLHKLYMLFPFFSVMKSIIPILVLLIIKGVNWSKFPWYGYAAALVLFTLPIILYGWFKWRKFSYTLQDDRIVLRQGIFVREEKSIYFSRIHSIQTQQPLIQRLLRLAQLKIETPGGSKEADGVLPALAVAEAERIEQWLYQKRNEAVKKAEAPLPAEHAEDLNSDEEGESPEQKEKHIQASATLMQPEREVLLRLSAGRLFAGALTTMNLPLVVVFGTGVYSFADDLLPAHFYSSLVERAGQLPAIWWLGLVPVMFLLAWILSAVLFTIKYAGFTVEQEGGNITIVSGLLDRKKHVFSPGKVQAVEIREGLLRQPFGYAEVEIYVLTSETEKKMMLHPLLPLRDVNELLARIVPQFVMQPPANRPPDRARWLFLRWKLLGAALLGTAGTVFLGPVGAFLILLVPLCAVWGYGCFKDEGLSIQGKLLTIRHRAISRRTALMRRPHVVTVDTVATRRQRGKSLLSVRARLMVNRGGFKAIFLEYGQANAVNEWFRQASDLTQK comes from the coding sequence ATGAATGAACCCAAGCATCTACATAAGCTGTACATGTTATTTCCCTTTTTTAGCGTAATGAAGTCCATCATTCCCATCCTCGTTCTACTCATCATCAAAGGCGTGAACTGGAGCAAATTTCCCTGGTATGGTTATGCTGCTGCCCTTGTTCTATTTACGCTTCCTATTATTCTGTATGGGTGGTTTAAATGGCGTAAATTCAGCTACACGCTTCAGGATGATCGGATTGTGCTGCGTCAGGGCATCTTTGTCCGGGAGGAGAAATCGATCTATTTCAGCCGTATTCACTCCATCCAGACACAGCAGCCTCTGATTCAGCGCTTGCTCCGGCTAGCCCAGCTCAAGATTGAGACGCCGGGCGGCAGCAAAGAGGCCGATGGTGTATTACCTGCTCTGGCAGTTGCGGAGGCCGAACGGATAGAGCAGTGGTTGTATCAGAAACGGAATGAGGCTGTGAAGAAAGCGGAAGCACCTCTCCCAGCTGAACATGCTGAAGATCTTAACTCTGATGAAGAGGGAGAATCTCCTGAGCAAAAGGAGAAACACATCCAGGCATCCGCTACGCTTATGCAGCCAGAACGGGAAGTTCTGCTGCGGCTGTCAGCCGGAAGACTGTTTGCCGGAGCGCTGACCACGATGAATTTGCCGCTCGTCGTCGTATTCGGTACGGGGGTTTATTCCTTCGCGGATGATCTGCTCCCTGCGCACTTCTACAGCAGCTTGGTTGAGCGGGCTGGACAGCTGCCGGCGATCTGGTGGCTCGGACTTGTTCCTGTCATGTTTTTGCTGGCCTGGATCTTGTCTGCTGTCCTGTTCACGATAAAGTATGCCGGATTCACAGTGGAGCAGGAAGGCGGTAATATTACGATAGTTTCCGGATTGCTCGACCGAAAGAAGCATGTGTTCTCTCCAGGGAAGGTCCAGGCGGTAGAGATCAGGGAGGGACTGCTGCGACAGCCGTTTGGTTATGCCGAGGTGGAGATTTATGTTTTGACTTCAGAAACGGAGAAAAAAATGATGCTTCATCCGCTGCTGCCGCTCCGCGATGTCAATGAGCTGCTTGCCCGAATTGTACCGCAATTCGTCATGCAGCCACCCGCCAACAGACCACCGGACCGAGCTCGCTGGTTATTCTTGCGCTGGAAACTGCTTGGCGCAGCCCTACTGGGAACAGCGGGGACGGTGTTTCTGGGCCCGGTGGGTGCATTTCTAATTCTCCTTGTTCCCTTATGTGCCGTTTGGGGGTACGGTTGCTTCAAGGATGAAGGGCTGAGTATTCAGGGCAAGCTGCTAACCATTCGCCACCGGGCCATCTCCCGCAGAACAGCACTGATGCGCCGGCCTCATGTGGTCACAGTGGATACGGTGGCTACCCGAAGACAGCGAGGCAAGTCCTTGTTATCCGTTCGGGCGAGGCTGATGGTGAATCGAGGCGGCTTCAAAGCCATATTCCTGGAATATGGTCAGGCTAATGCCGTAAATGAATGGTTTCGGCAGGCTTCGGATTTGACCCAAAAATGA
- a CDS encoding MFS transporter has product MSNDRDQGKGKGAESGGWKHAGLLLGGVGISNLGDFIYIVAINLMVLNMTQSPAAVAGLWIISPIASVCTKFWSGSLIDRYDQRQLMIGADVVRAVLVALLPLMPSLWMMYCVMFLVSMSSSIFVPSSQVYITRLVPTERRKRFNSLQAMISSGAFITGPAIAGVMLIYLSPAAAIYANAASFVVSALILMFLPRLGTGEQSSGRTRLTPRLIAQDWRAVMLFSRQAGYVVSIYALFQIILVIGMSLDAQEVVFIRQVMNLSESQYGALMSVTGAGYMVGSLLVWLFAKHLSIRHMMGGGVLLVALGYFLFARSFSFELAAFAFILLGLCSAPANTGLVTFYQNNIPVDLMGRMSSVLGLMLSALQVISILVMGVVAEVISLRTVYTVVSAVLMLGALLLWLTSWLPSRQSYYKDHSSSSKSLHS; this is encoded by the coding sequence ATGAGTAATGATCGTGATCAGGGGAAAGGGAAGGGCGCCGAGTCAGGTGGATGGAAACATGCCGGCTTGCTGCTGGGCGGAGTAGGCATATCCAATCTGGGGGATTTTATCTACATTGTGGCCATTAATTTGATGGTGCTTAACATGACACAGTCCCCGGCGGCAGTCGCAGGCTTGTGGATTATCTCGCCGATTGCCTCGGTATGCACCAAGTTCTGGTCAGGCAGTCTGATTGACCGCTACGACCAGCGGCAGCTGATGATTGGGGCAGATGTGGTGAGAGCTGTGCTCGTGGCATTGCTTCCGCTGATGCCTAGTCTATGGATGATGTACTGCGTTATGTTTCTTGTCAGCATGTCCTCATCCATATTCGTACCTTCTTCGCAGGTGTACATCACCCGACTGGTTCCTACTGAGCGGCGCAAGCGATTCAATTCCCTGCAGGCCATGATCAGTTCAGGTGCTTTTATTACCGGTCCGGCCATAGCCGGAGTCATGTTGATCTATCTGTCTCCTGCAGCGGCGATCTATGCCAATGCAGCTTCCTTTGTGGTGTCGGCGCTCATCCTGATGTTCCTGCCAAGGCTGGGCACGGGAGAGCAGAGCAGCGGTAGGACAAGGCTAACCCCTCGCCTGATCGCTCAGGATTGGCGAGCGGTAATGCTATTCAGTCGCCAAGCAGGATATGTGGTGAGCATCTATGCCCTGTTCCAGATTATTCTTGTTATTGGCATGTCGCTGGATGCACAGGAAGTGGTATTTATCCGACAAGTCATGAACCTGTCCGAGTCACAGTATGGGGCGTTGATGAGTGTTACTGGAGCAGGATACATGGTGGGGTCTCTGCTGGTGTGGTTGTTCGCCAAACACTTGTCCATCCGTCACATGATGGGCGGAGGCGTGCTCTTGGTTGCGCTTGGCTATTTCCTGTTCGCTCGTTCGTTTTCGTTCGAGCTTGCCGCATTCGCCTTTATCCTGCTAGGGCTGTGTTCGGCGCCGGCAAACACGGGACTGGTCACCTTTTATCAGAATAATATACCGGTAGACTTGATGGGGCGAATGAGCAGCGTACTTGGACTCATGCTGAGTGCATTGCAGGTCATTTCGATTTTGGTCATGGGTGTAGTTGCCGAAGTGATCTCTCTTCGAACGGTATATACGGTCGTTTCGGCCGTTCTGATGCTGGGTGCCCTTCTGTTATGGCTTACGAGCTGGCTTCCTTCAAGACAGTCATATTATAAGGATCACAGCTCATCATCAAAATCTCTCCATAGCTAG
- the sdaAB gene encoding L-serine ammonia-lyase, iron-sulfur-dependent subunit beta, with protein sequence MRFKDVFSIIGPSMTGPSSSHTAGAARLGRIARQWLGCTPERARLTLYGSFADTYQGHGTDLALIGGLLDYVTDDPRIPDAEKYAEQAGMEVEFYTSGLPAPHPNTVKIELWHGERQCSLVGASIGGGSVSVHALNDFRVQISGEFPTLVLRHADKAGVLASVTSTISSSGVNIGYMQVDRKARDGEALTAMEMDGAPSAEMLERLRSLDHVLDIRVIDLKRGVDSDAV encoded by the coding sequence ATGCGATTTAAAGATGTTTTTTCAATTATTGGTCCGTCGATGACGGGCCCTTCAAGTTCACATACAGCTGGGGCAGCGAGACTGGGGAGAATTGCACGGCAGTGGCTGGGGTGTACGCCTGAACGTGCCAGGCTGACACTATACGGCTCATTTGCAGATACGTATCAAGGTCACGGTACGGATCTGGCGTTAATTGGTGGTTTGCTTGACTATGTCACGGATGATCCGCGGATACCAGACGCCGAGAAATATGCTGAACAAGCGGGCATGGAGGTGGAGTTCTACACGAGTGGACTGCCTGCTCCGCATCCGAATACGGTCAAAATTGAGTTGTGGCACGGCGAGCGTCAATGTTCACTCGTTGGTGCTTCGATTGGCGGCGGCAGTGTGTCGGTGCATGCGCTTAATGATTTTCGGGTACAGATCAGTGGGGAATTCCCCACACTCGTTCTGCGTCATGCGGACAAGGCAGGGGTGCTTGCTTCCGTGACGTCTACGATCAGCTCCTCAGGGGTTAATATTGGTTATATGCAGGTAGACCGGAAAGCCCGGGATGGCGAAGCGCTAACAGCCATGGAAATGGACGGAGCACCGAGTGCCGAGATGTTGGAACGCCTGCGTTCACTGGATCATGTGCTGGATATTCGTGTCATTGATTTGAAGAGAGGGGTTGATTCGGATGCGGTTTAA
- the sdaAA gene encoding L-serine ammonia-lyase, iron-sulfur-dependent, subunit alpha — protein sequence MRFKHLHELNTICTAESKTIARLMIEEQVQETNTPEADVVRQMSEYYQVMKEAVRKGLTEDTTSRSGLTGGDGKKLAEYIRQGETCSGDASALAMAYALCVSEVNASMGRIVATPTAGSCGIIPGVFISSQERFGWSDEHLVNGLFCAGAIGYVIANNSFISGAEGGCQAEVGSAIGMAAGAMVELRGGTPEQVVHAVGLALKNTLGLICDPVAGLVEIPCIVRNGLGAVTALAAADMALAGVRSAIPSDEVIDVMLEVGSAMPSRHRETAQGGLAQTPTGRKMMEKLAKPKAKRAEPEAESEPQSTKDNSKEQA from the coding sequence ATGCGGTTTAAGCACTTGCATGAGCTGAATACGATCTGTACGGCTGAATCCAAAACCATAGCCCGGCTAATGATCGAGGAGCAGGTTCAGGAGACCAATACGCCGGAAGCAGACGTTGTGCGGCAGATGTCGGAATATTATCAGGTGATGAAAGAGGCTGTACGCAAAGGACTGACAGAGGACACCACTTCGCGCAGTGGCTTGACTGGAGGAGACGGCAAAAAGTTGGCCGAATATATTCGTCAGGGCGAGACGTGCTCAGGTGACGCTTCCGCGCTGGCCATGGCCTATGCCCTGTGTGTATCTGAAGTCAACGCATCGATGGGCCGAATTGTGGCTACGCCAACAGCCGGTTCTTGCGGGATCATTCCCGGTGTATTCATCAGCTCCCAGGAGCGATTCGGATGGAGTGATGAGCATCTGGTGAACGGCTTATTCTGTGCAGGTGCTATCGGATATGTCATTGCCAATAACTCATTTATTTCCGGTGCAGAGGGTGGCTGTCAGGCAGAAGTCGGTTCTGCGATCGGCATGGCCGCTGGTGCAATGGTAGAGCTGCGCGGAGGGACGCCGGAGCAGGTCGTTCATGCCGTAGGTCTCGCGTTAAAAAATACACTGGGCCTCATCTGTGATCCGGTTGCAGGGCTTGTTGAAATTCCATGCATCGTCCGCAATGGACTCGGTGCGGTAACGGCCCTGGCCGCAGCCGATATGGCGCTTGCCGGGGTAAGAAGTGCCATCCCATCGGATGAAGTCATTGACGTCATGCTGGAAGTGGGAAGTGCGATGCCGAGCAGGCACCGCGAGACAGCGCAGGGCGGGTTGGCCCAGACGCCAACAGGCCGGAAAATGATGGAGAAGCTGGCGAAACCCAAAGCGAAGCGTGCGGAACCTGAAGCTGAGTCCGAACCACAGAGCACGAAGGATAATTCGAAAGAGCAGGCATAG
- a CDS encoding alpha-glycosidase, translated as MLLEAIYHQPKRNWAYAYDKDTVRLRLRAKKNDLTEVYAMTGDKYAWENTKKQISLTKFTSDSMFDYYEGEIKPPYHRLKYSFLLKSGDEQIWMSETGFQEDEPDDPGQMFQFPYIHQGAVFTPPEWVKDAVFYQIFPERFANGNPELNPENVEPWGGEPTPSNFFGGDLQGVMDHLDYLSELGINAIYFTPIFEATTNHKYDTEDYLRVDRHFGDADTVKRLVKLCHERGIRVLLDAVFNHSGKTFAPFVDVQENGEKSKYKDWFHVHEFPLAVKDGIPTYETFGFEPHMPKLNTENPEVKDYLLKVAEYWIKEVGMDGWRLDVADEVDDAFWRDFRRVVKAANPEAYILGEIWNESSAWLQGDQFDAAMNYPFTDAVNGFFVKNKMNAETFANSIGRQLSRYPLQASEVAFNLLDSHDTPRLLTLCEGDQRKMKLAALFQFTYLGTPCIYYGDEIGLDGDQDPGCRKCMEWDEAKQDRELFTFYQLLIALRHAHPALRAEGQVRFLQARPEGSQLILERQSEDERILVLFNRSEETAIIEFEGGAGEWTELLDGNHRTAKDGDVLAVELPAYGYAVLSTDISQG; from the coding sequence ATGCTGCTGGAAGCCATCTATCATCAACCCAAGCGGAACTGGGCATATGCCTACGATAAGGATACTGTTCGCCTGCGCCTGCGTGCCAAGAAGAATGATCTCACCGAGGTATACGCCATGACTGGCGACAAATACGCATGGGAAAATACCAAAAAGCAGATCTCTTTAACCAAATTCACCTCAGACTCCATGTTCGACTACTATGAAGGTGAAATAAAGCCTCCGTACCATCGTCTGAAATACTCCTTTTTGCTCAAAAGCGGAGACGAGCAGATCTGGATGTCCGAAACGGGTTTCCAGGAAGACGAACCGGACGATCCGGGGCAGATGTTTCAGTTCCCCTATATTCACCAGGGTGCGGTCTTTACACCGCCTGAGTGGGTCAAGGATGCGGTTTTCTATCAGATCTTCCCCGAGCGATTTGCCAACGGCAATCCAGAGCTGAATCCGGAGAATGTTGAGCCATGGGGCGGCGAGCCTACACCATCCAACTTCTTTGGAGGTGATCTTCAGGGTGTAATGGATCATCTGGACTACCTCAGTGAGCTAGGCATTAATGCCATTTATTTTACCCCCATCTTCGAAGCAACCACCAATCATAAATATGATACTGAGGATTATCTCCGGGTAGATCGGCATTTCGGTGATGCAGACACCGTGAAACGCTTGGTCAAGCTGTGTCATGAACGCGGTATCCGGGTGCTTCTCGATGCGGTGTTCAATCATTCCGGGAAGACGTTTGCCCCTTTTGTGGACGTACAGGAGAACGGGGAGAAGTCCAAATACAAGGATTGGTTCCATGTTCATGAATTCCCGCTGGCTGTGAAGGATGGCATCCCTACGTATGAGACCTTTGGATTCGAGCCTCATATGCCGAAGCTGAACACGGAAAATCCGGAGGTGAAGGACTATCTGCTGAAGGTAGCGGAGTATTGGATCAAGGAAGTGGGCATGGACGGCTGGCGGCTGGACGTTGCGGACGAAGTGGATGATGCGTTCTGGCGCGATTTCCGCCGGGTGGTCAAGGCTGCGAATCCTGAAGCTTATATTCTCGGAGAAATCTGGAATGAATCCTCGGCATGGCTGCAAGGCGATCAGTTCGACGCTGCCATGAACTATCCGTTTACCGATGCCGTGAATGGTTTCTTTGTCAAAAATAAAATGAATGCCGAGACGTTCGCGAATTCCATCGGACGGCAGCTGTCACGTTATCCGCTGCAAGCCAGCGAAGTGGCGTTCAACCTGCTGGATAGCCATGATACCCCAAGGCTGCTGACGCTATGTGAAGGCGATCAGCGCAAGATGAAACTGGCCGCATTGTTCCAGTTCACTTATCTGGGCACGCCGTGCATCTATTACGGAGACGAGATTGGGCTGGATGGCGACCAAGATCCGGGCTGCCGGAAATGCATGGAGTGGGACGAGGCGAAGCAGGACCGTGAGTTGTTCACCTTTTATCAGCTGCTCATCGCTCTTCGCCATGCCCATCCCGCTCTCCGTGCAGAAGGTCAAGTCCGATTCCTGCAAGCCCGTCCTGAGGGCAGCCAGCTGATTCTCGAACGGCAGAGTGAGGATGAACGCATTCTCGTTCTGTTCAATCGTTCGGAGGAAACGGCGATCATTGAATTCGAAGGTGGCGCGGGCGAATGGACCGAATTGTTGGACGGTAACCACCGCACAGCTAAGGACGGCGATGTTCTCGCTGTTGAACTGCCAGCATACGGTTATGCCGTGTTAAGTACGGATATCAGTCAGGGATAA
- a CDS encoding response regulator transcription factor yields the protein MKTKLLYIEDDTEIATWVRADLEERGYEVIWLGSGEGAAEAAGGCSLIILDVMLPGLDGFTVGQRMKKEHPSVPIVMLSARTSIDDKLHGLDFADDYVTKPFHPDELAARIEVQLRKAGTTVSSDAALKLDHLSIYEKDNRIVNEETGEEIILSGKQFHIFAYLLRHMGMIRTKEQIYEAVWNEPYLDGDKTLMVHIRHLREKLERDPANPSVIQTVRGVGYRVKKP from the coding sequence ATGAAAACAAAACTGCTATACATTGAGGACGATACAGAAATCGCGACATGGGTCAGAGCTGACCTGGAGGAACGCGGTTATGAGGTAATATGGCTGGGAAGCGGTGAAGGTGCAGCAGAAGCTGCCGGGGGCTGCTCACTGATTATTTTGGATGTTATGCTGCCTGGGCTGGATGGATTTACGGTAGGACAGCGGATGAAAAAGGAACATCCTTCCGTGCCCATCGTCATGCTCTCGGCCAGAACATCCATCGATGACAAGCTGCATGGGCTTGATTTTGCCGATGATTATGTAACCAAGCCGTTTCACCCTGATGAGCTCGCTGCACGCATTGAAGTACAGCTGCGCAAGGCAGGAACTACCGTTTCGTCCGATGCTGCCCTGAAGCTGGATCACCTGTCCATCTATGAGAAGGACAATCGGATCGTCAATGAGGAGACCGGGGAGGAGATCATTTTATCGGGCAAACAATTTCACATCTTCGCCTACCTGCTCAGGCATATGGGCATGATTCGTACGAAAGAACAGATTTACGAGGCTGTCTGGAACGAGCCTTATCTGGATGGGGATAAGACATTAATGGTACATATTCGCCATCTGCGCGAAAAGCTTGAACGGGATCCGGCCAATCCGTCGGTTATTCAAACTGTACGCGGGGTTGGATACCGTGTGAAGAAACCATGA
- a CDS encoding sensor histidine kinase, producing the protein MIRRFRKQENRAEQSAGKKNEQRKLRFGRSLMSRYMLLILCAVLFVPVVLPITSFIYVLVVNNVSKSSAAPYGDVTHISNLWSNESKKLGQAAPAKIDDRMKQLHAKYPKSSVYRVDENGKTAFILGGEGVEVVETPANGSTLTTLKWPLSDQKKVETRIPAVWDASYTMAFMKEAVYRDPLTVVSFIGGGNQDKGKGFMVIEVPRYLLQKSQSNWPMELLYLGLLMTIIFLFFIVMSILFFARIRKRLIRLQTAMITPGKEGIPLPVDIRRSDEIGQLEDSFNQMVYQLTESRHREREEEQFRKRLIAGLSHDLRTPLTVIRGHMHALHKEALSDKGISSLSRMESKMDDLSGLIDNMLSYNLLASGKYTLKLEEKDVLRIVRETAAAWYPVWEKEQFAIDIDLPDEPLIWNVDEQGMRRILDNLFQNVVRYAGDGKYIGISTERIHDRTALVIRDQGPGMQQEVGAKGTGLGLSIVDLLVREMGLRKKVDSSSEGVQIFIY; encoded by the coding sequence ATGATCAGGCGGTTCAGAAAGCAAGAGAATCGGGCAGAACAGAGCGCAGGAAAGAAGAACGAACAACGAAAGCTCCGATTCGGCCGCTCGCTGATGTCCCGTTATATGCTTCTGATCCTGTGTGCGGTTTTGTTCGTCCCCGTTGTTCTTCCGATCACATCTTTCATTTATGTCCTAGTCGTTAATAACGTGAGTAAGAGCAGCGCCGCTCCTTACGGTGACGTTACGCACATAAGCAATCTTTGGTCCAATGAATCGAAGAAGCTGGGTCAGGCAGCACCCGCCAAGATCGACGATCGCATGAAGCAGTTACATGCCAAGTATCCCAAATCTTCAGTGTACAGAGTGGATGAGAATGGGAAAACCGCTTTTATACTTGGAGGTGAGGGTGTAGAAGTAGTTGAAACTCCGGCAAATGGCTCAACCCTGACTACTTTGAAATGGCCGCTGAGTGATCAGAAGAAGGTCGAAACCCGCATTCCCGCAGTATGGGATGCTTCCTACACGATGGCATTCATGAAGGAGGCCGTCTACCGTGACCCGTTAACCGTCGTTTCATTTATAGGTGGAGGCAATCAGGACAAGGGAAAAGGCTTCATGGTCATTGAAGTGCCGAGATATCTGCTCCAAAAATCCCAGAGCAACTGGCCGATGGAGCTCCTGTATCTTGGTTTGCTAATGACGATTATTTTTCTGTTCTTCATTGTGATGTCCATTCTGTTTTTTGCACGGATTCGCAAACGGTTGATCCGTCTGCAGACAGCCATGATTACGCCAGGTAAAGAAGGTATTCCGCTTCCTGTTGATATTCGCAGATCGGACGAGATCGGTCAGCTGGAAGACTCCTTCAATCAGATGGTGTATCAGCTGACCGAAAGCCGTCATAGGGAACGTGAGGAGGAACAGTTCCGCAAACGTCTCATTGCTGGACTTTCCCATGATTTGCGTACGCCACTCACGGTCATTCGTGGGCATATGCATGCTCTTCACAAGGAAGCGCTCAGCGATAAGGGCATCAGTTCATTGTCACGCATGGAGTCCAAGATGGATGATCTAAGCGGACTTATTGATAACATGTTATCGTACAATCTGCTTGCGAGTGGTAAGTACACGCTGAAGCTGGAAGAGAAAGATGTTCTCCGGATCGTCAGGGAAACGGCCGCGGCATGGTACCCTGTATGGGAGAAAGAGCAGTTCGCCATCGATATTGACCTGCCGGATGAGCCGCTGATCTGGAACGTGGATGAACAGGGCATGCGTCGTATTCTGGATAACCTGTTTCAGAACGTGGTTCGGTATGCAGGAGACGGAAAATACATTGGCATATCCACTGAACGAATTCACGACAGAACAGCTCTGGTTATTCGGGATCAGGGTCCGGGCATGCAGCAAGAGGTGGGGGCGAAAGGTACAGGTCTCGGGCTGT